Sequence from the Chelonoidis abingdonii isolate Lonesome George chromosome 1, CheloAbing_2.0, whole genome shotgun sequence genome:
CTGTGCCTCTAGGTTATGAGAGCATCATCCATATTTCCACAGCACTTGGCCACTTGCTGAAGACGCCGGATGTTGTGGACTCTGCCAGCGATGCAAAGAGAACGTAAGCAAGGAGCGGAGCTCATGGGACAACTGCACAGCTTGAATACGGGGACAGGGGGGAATGACTTTTTCCTCCCCCCGTGATGCATGGCGCCCTCATCCCTGGAACAAGCCAGAGTTCCATGCAGGGGGCACATGCGTGTGTGAGGTTCTCTGCTTTCATTATCATTGACTAAAGTCTCATGCGCAGCACACCCATGTgtgacccctctcccccactagTGCCCAGAGTCATGCATTGGCCTACACCCCTAATGGAACCCAACCTGGGCGATTAAAAactgccccttctgcccccaccaTCACCCATTTAATGCTGTTGAGCAGCTAGTGCAGGCTTTAGCTCAACCCGACACACCGACTTGATGGCTGCAAAGCTCTGTGCCAATTGCTGCACTGGTTTGGCAGCATCATGATGCATGTGATGCATCCATCTTGTGTAGAGTAGGGAGGAGAGGCACAAAGATGGCATGGAGTGCAGGGGGAGTGTTGGTGGAACAAACTCTTGCTGCAATGCACCAGGGTGGGGAAGGTGTGTGATTGGAGGGCAAGCAGCAGggtcctgggtgggggagggaaataagGAAACTGTCTTCAGCAAATCAAAGGAGTGTCCAGTCCTGATTATGCTTTGTTGTTTCTAAAGGAATATTGTATTAAAACAAGCTGTACTGATGAGAAGGAATCTGAATGGCTGGTGACAGTCACAGCTGTGGTGGGGCCTGGTGGAAGGGCAATGGAAGGCTTGGGAGCTATAcccatttgttccaaaacctttaTTAAACACACACGGCAGGAGGGACTTCATCAATGAATCCCTGACTTCAAGGGAAATAGCTCCCACCAAGCGGATGGGTTATACCAGAGCCCTGCCCAACTTGGGAGCCATAACTCAGGGCATCGGGAGAAGTTACACTGCATGCCCAGTCCTCTCAGAggccagaggacaggagcagaTCCCTGTCATTCTTGAGCGGCTGAAGGCCTTGTCCTCCTCCTGGTTCTTATGAGATGTGCGTGGATCTGGTATCACCAAGGCCCGAGGACTCTGGCATTGAGCTGGCCCTAAATTCTGTAGCCAGGCCCCTGGTTTCCGTGGCACTCTGGGGCAGCAGATTGGGAATTGTGTGGTAGCTTCTGGTaagtgtgtgagggggagggatTGTTGAATTAAATAGGAATGAGATTAAGATGCTGGGCCCCCAGTGTAATTCATTTGAATGTTAAATTCCCTCTATTTTACAATGCATCTAAATGTAaagggccaggttctcagctggtgtaaatcagcataggtcCATTGAAGGGGATGACAAAAATGCACTGTTGTCCCTAACAACACATAACTGCTGATCATTGAAGTGGGTGATCATGGCAATATTTAACTGCATTGTGGGGGATGTTTCGGGGGGAAGGTAGAGGTTTTGGTGGCTGGGATAGATGGAGATTTTAGTGCCTGAGAGATGTTTGAGTTTGTGGGGAAGGCACATTAGCTGggtgtttctgctaaaatgatgaGCTGTGAAATTGTTCACAGTGTTGCCAGGGCAGTGATGCGTTCTTTTGGGATAGAAGAGAGTGCTACGTCTGGAGACAGGAAGGCGGCTCTCCACAGTGTTGTTTCTTTTGTCTGTGTGAGGCTGCTGATCTCAGATCCAATATCTCACACCTTGTGGAAAGACCTTGTTTAGCCTGGGCAGCTCCCCCTGATTTCCCAGTGGTGGTATCTGAAAAGAGAGTGTTTAGGAAACTGGTGATAGGTGAGGTCTGGGAGCTGGTCACAGTGGTGGATGGCTGCTTTAGAACCTGAAAGGCAGAAGAGGATGATTAAGGATGGTTTGGCTGCTGAGAAATCAGTTGAGTGCTTTTGGGGTTGCAGGAGCGTTTAGCAATTGGGAGGAGAACTGGGACACttgaggggctgcagggaggtgctgggagagaggttggggcatcagggagggggttcagggtgcttgagAGGAGACCAGTTTATAGAGAAACATCCATCCTGTCTGCTGCACTGAGCATACGTATGTCCTAATGCATAACCTAGCCGCCATCTTCCTGTTCTCTCGGTGCCTCTCTAGGTACGATCGCCTCCTGTGTCTGGATGGAGGGGGCATCCGGGGCCTGGTGCTCATCCAACTTCTCATTGCTATTGAGAAGGCTGCTGGCCGGCCAATCAGGGAGCTCTTTGACTGGATCGCAGGGACCAGCACAGGAGGGATCCTGGCACTGGCTATTGTACATGGTAAGGGACGACTAGGGTGGCAGCACTGATCCACAGGCACTGCCATTGCTAAGCCTGGGTCAGAATGGTTCCTTGGTGTGTGgcgagcagggcagggaggaaaggcagggggtgcagctcTGTGAGCCCATCACTCTGGGAAGTTGCTACCAGCTGAAAGGAAGGTGGGATGTATAAACAAAGAAATGCCAGAACTCTGATCGGTGTTTGCTCCTCCTGGGAAATGGTCTGACCTGCTGTTTGGAATGTGGGAAGTCACACAGCAAACAGGCAGTGTTTTGGCAACCAGGTGTTCCTGGTCTTCTCCCCACCAAGGGTCTATGACCAGATTCATTAGCTCTTTGTTATTGTCTGGAGAATCCTGAGGAGTCAGCTCTGAACTTGCCCTCCTCCCTCAGAGGCTTTCCCATACACTGAGCCTACTGCAGAAGATTAGGCACATGGCTCCCGCTCCAGGTAGACACTGCAGAGGCTGAGTGTGATGCCCTGGGGAATTCGAGCTCTGATCCCCTGGGTCTGGCTGGTTCTGCTTTTCCATCTGCCTCCCACTGCTGGTTACAGCTAATGCCGTTCTGTGTCTCAGGGAAGCCGGTGGACTACATGCGCTGCCTGTACTTCCGCATGAAGAATGAGGTTTTCCAAGGGTCACGGCCATACGAGTCAGAGCCCCTGGATGAGTTCCTGAAGAGGGAATTTGGAGAGCACACCAAAATGACAGATGTCCAGAAACCCAAGTGGGTCACAGCTGGAGCTGTATTTGCTGAGATtgttccctcccctcctttcgGCAGGCTCCGTGGTGAGGCGTTCAGCCAGGCCATGGACCAGCAGGAAGCAGAGGTTGATTCAGAGGCTGATAATGCCTAACCAAATTTGTTTCAACACTAATCTTTGTTTCTCATTTCATTTCCCACAGGGTCATAGTAACAGGGACCCTGTGTGACCGGCAACCTGCTGAGCTCCACCTCTTCCGGAATTACAAGGCGCCAGCGACGAAAAACAAGCCTGAGGTCAAGACAACAGACCCCTTCAAACCACTGACCAAGCCAGAAGGTAAATGCTTTCACGCACCAGAGTCCACTGGTCCAAGTGACTGGCGCAGAAGAGGACCttatcagggagagagagagagagattcttgcccctcctcccctctctctgtgaAGAATGGTACATCCCAATAGTGGATTACCCATCATAAGAGCAGAATGGTATGTCCCGGCAGTGGGTTATTCTCTACTTTAACAATCCTTAGAGCTTGGTCCTAATGGAAGTTTCTTAGTCTCCCCTCTCACCTGTCCTGCTTTCACTGTTCCTGCTTTCCTGCAGCAATAAGCTGTAGCACGCTGGCCTAGCCACCTAGGGATATGTTCTGCCACTCTGCAAATTCAGCAGCCactctccctggctctgcaggaGAAGAGCGGTGCAGAAGGGCCACCAGAATTTTGGAAAGGGGTCAGGACAACGTACCTTCCTGCATCTATGTACGGAGGtgatgtgtgggggtgcaggcacGCGGGGTCATGAGCCCCCGCTAGATTTCTGTCTTCCATTTAGCAACATCCAGAGGGGCTGCTGCAGACTCTGCCCCGTGTCTCGTGGGGACACCCAGCAGGGAGGAGGCAAAGACTCCCCCTGGTGGCAACACTCACCATATGTCTGTGCAgcgcagggagggaggaagcagcggGGTGTGTGGCTGTGGGTTgagcccctccttcctccctgccccccacctacATGGggctgtttctccttccttgctgctggagtcccagtgCTTCCCTGTGCCTGCTTTGCAGACTACCCTGTGCTGAACGCTCCAGGCCTGTTCCCAGGGCAGAGGCCACTCTCCAGCTCCTATAGCAGGGCTCTGCCCAGGGGAAACTGCGCCCCTCGCACAGCAGTGGGGCTTGCCCTGCCTTCCATTTAGAAACAGCTTGTAGATCCAGAGGTGATGCATGGGGCAGTCACGTGCCTCCCCCTGCCGGAACCTTTAAATTGTGGTCCACCCCAGTTATGCGTTGCCTCTGTCTATGGGGATGGGATCCAAAGGGACGTCTCCATCCCTCCTGGGCTAGTGAATGGATCCATTACATACAGTGGGCAAACTCATCCCCGATGTAACTCTGCTGGCTTCAACGGAGTcccagcagggatgaatttggcccagtatcttTAAAAGAGGCTTGAGTGGCGGTGGTGGGGGAGATGGGTGCAAGGATATTGCAGggccatcatttacactagtggtctccaaacttttttgatcatgcACCCttatcagtaaaaaattttttgagcatgcaccccctaccacactgaagcaaaaaaacaaacaaacctcattCTCCCGCCCGAACTgccaaagggagaaaaaaaaaaaaagaaagaaaacaaagctgCTCAAACTCCTCCTGCCACGCACCCCCCAGGATCCTcttgcgcaccccactttggagaccattGATTTACACAAGCAATTATTCTCCAGTGAATCCAGGCAAAGCACACAGTGTTGTGAATAAAGAGGGCAAAGCTAACTGGCGGAGGGGGCCTCTGAAATTACAGatctctcccttttctcctcctcccaaaaCCTACTCTGTCTTGCCTCACCGTTCAGCAGTGTGTCTGTCTGTTCATGGTGACACGAGAAGTCAGTCAGTCCTATGCGCTGTCTCATGTTTCACAGACCAGCTTGTGTGGCGGGCTGCCCGCTGCAGTGGTGCCGCCCCAACGTACTTCCGACCAATCGGGCGTTTTTTGGATGGCGGGCTGCTGGCCAATAACCCCACCCTGGATGCCATGACAGAGATCCATGAGTACAACAAGTCACTAAGCCAGAAGGTGAGAGTAAATCCTAGGGCTTTAATTACTACCCGGAGGATTTCTCCGGCATGATGTTACAATGGGGTTTGGTTGTAAATGACTCCTCCCTGGGAAGGGGGCTGTAAATGGTGGCTCTCTGAGACCAGAGTCCTGTATTTAGCCACCGACTAGGTAGTGCATCCTAAACAACGGCACTGGGAGCTCCCCAGCATAGTGCTCCAACCTGGCTGTTGTAGGAGGATCGGCTCATTCTGTCTGTGGCTCCTTCAGTTCTTAGCCTCTTGGAGGAAGCAACAGATAGGGCCAGTTCATGCTAATGTGGCGATGGCTTTTTGTGTGATGCTGCCGGCTGTGCTGTAGTCACAAAGCCAAGATTCTTCCCCCAGTTATTTCCACATGGGACGTTCAACAGAGGTTGATGACTGTCAGTCACTTGTGGCATGGGGCTGGGTTGGCAGTGAAGACTTGGGTAGcgggaaggagaaaggagaggtTCTGGTTCGGGATGGGCGAGGTATGTGTCTAAGTTACtgtgcaggagggtggggaatGTGGGGTGATTTTATGTAATCAATCTCTTGATCCATACAGGTCCCCAGTATTATCAGCTCAAGGATCTGGGCAATGAAATGCAGACAGCAACTTAtgaatctcccctccctcccccatcctgtttGTGTATTTTTCGGGGGTAATACTGCGGATTCACGCTAACAAAACTTTGTTTCTCCATCCTCCAAAGGGGCAGAGCCAGCAGGTGCGGAAATTGGGAGTGGTGGTCTCCCTTGGGACGGGGAGGCCTCCGCAGGTCCCGGTGAGATCTGTGGATGTCTTCCGCCCCTCCAACCCCTGGGAGCTGGCCAAGACTGTCTTTGGGGCCAAAGAGCTGGGCAAGATGGTGGTGGATTGTGTGAGTAAAGGGGGGTGGGCTGGATGGGATGAAGCTGTGGAGTGGTACAGGGGGGACACTGGAGGTGGTTTTTGATGCTAATTCGTACtatttttaagaagaaaagatGCTCAGTTGGGTCTTATCAGGCTGTTACCCTTTAAATTCCAGCAAGGATGTGGGGATCACCTGTGACATCTATTCAGAGAGCTCCATGAACCACTCCCCAACCTACAGAGCTCAATAACAAGGGTCTTACTCCCTAGCAAAGTGTCTACAATCACTTCCTATCCCAGCTGCCATCATTCCTCCTTTTACAGCCTCCTTAAATCCCTCGTTCTCTAAACTTTGGAGAATGCAAATTGCTGCAGCAAAAACCTCTCTCGTGCTTTAGAAAGTGGGTTAAGTAGTGACATGGGAGTTGTTACACCGTGcctgtggtacccagaactgtgAGCCACTGTGTTACCCCTCTGCCTTAGCAAGAGcgagagctttgctgctgctcagccctgtgtgcatcagctccctgacacaccTGCCTGACCAGCAAACTAGTCTAAACTCTCTCAGTCAAagccttgccttgcaggtaacaatcagtgaacccgAGTTCCCCAGAGCcatctccctgcagtgtccagcccctgtcactggaTGCTTTCAGACATTAGTAAATTCGCTCCTTCCATGGGGACAGAGCACACATCAGCCTGTTAGATTAGCTGAAGACTCACACCTCTCTTTAATCCACACAGCGCTGAgatgtttttttaataaaccGAGAAGAGATTCATTAACAAAGAACAGGTTGAAGTGATacaaagcaaaagaaagagaTGGATGgttccaaacaaaaaaacccacgcAAGTTGCAATCTTTGCCtaccttattttttttcttacattaagTTACCAGCCTCGCTCGCCCTCCACAGTATGGGACCCAACTTTTACAGCTTCGAAGGGTGCTGTATCCTAGGTCCCCTCGGAGATGGATCACTAAAAAGGTCTCTTTGCTCCCCTTATATTACCCAAAGTCTATTGTCTCTGCCTTGagagccaggaaggcttcctggggttTCTGTCCCCCAGCACGATTGTTAAATGATCTTCTCCTCACTtgtttagcttgatggctttgtttaccttatgtGTAAAGATACTTGCATTGTCCTCTGCCTGTAACCGAGCTTGTCATGTGAGTAAATGCATATTCTGGTGTCTAAGGCAGGCCGAGTTTATACACTGCTGCCCAAACACATTTCAAGCTAATATTTCCAGCACGTGTCTAAACTCTTTTACACCCCGTACATACATCATGTGGTGACTTTCGGGACCTGCATGTCACCAGTTTATATACGATACCTTTCATGACACCTTTTACATACATATTATGACAGTGTGCTGGGGcagtgagtatgtcaggccttATGGGAGTTACAGTATGGGTGGTGCCCTGTCAGTTGGCATTGAGGGAATCACAGGAAAGCCGGAATGTTAGGGGTGAGATGGTCTGAGGTGGCCCAGCCTAAAGAATTCTTCTTCCTATTTGACACTTGTATCCTTCAAATACATGTAGATTTGCAAAGGATTAGGTGGTTTATCTCTGGGAGCGCATGAGAAGGCAGGATAACCAGCAGGGGGCATTGTAGTGTAAGTATCAAACACAGTCTCAATTAATCCTGAGGAGCATTCGTGTGATGGGTTATGGAGCTGTTAATGACACTGTAGCTGAGAGAGTATAAAACACTCCTTTATAAACCTGATTTTTTTGACACCAGCCACCATAACCTTGTCAAACAAGCTGCTTTCTGCCAGAAATTTTATATGTACTGTCTCTTGGCAGAGGTGATCTTGTGTTAGAAAGTTTGTGGTTCACCAGATTAGCCTCTCCAAGTGATGGAACACAGAGGACCTAATTTTCAAATTGGGCTCCACAATTTTTTGCATACAAAAATGGGTGCAATTTACTTACGGGTGCAAAATTCCAGGTGGAGAATTGGAGGCCTGGTTTAAAAACTAAGCCCTGAAAAACTGGGtattttgcttttagaaaaatCTTCTGTATTTCCATCATGATCATTCATCAGCATAAACAAATTAAGGAAATTCCTGAATAAAAACTATTATAGTAGAGAGAAGATTGGATAtgtctctcactcactctctctcacacacacactttaaacaaAAAGAAGCTTGGAATATTTTTGTTCACAAAAACAATTCTTGAAAAGAAAATTTGGAGTTAAGGTTCCCCAAATAACCTTAACTTTGACCCGTCCTTGGCTCTTCTCAGCCTTATACCTACAGACCAGAAAACCTCCATGGAGTTTGTATTTGCCATGAGCTCTGCATTTCAGGTCTCATTTGAAAGCTGCCCCAGCATAACTCACAGGGCTCGTAGTGAATGCAACCCCTGCTGGCATCATGTTCCTGGAGCAAAAGCCAGATTATAAACAGAATCCGAAAGATTTCACGGCTCAGAACCCAGAGCCCCAAACTAGAATCACCACCAAGGCCCCTTTTTTGCActtttgtctacacacaaaactGTGGAGGCCTGGGACACCAAAAGGATTAGAAGAGTGAGCTCAGCCTcatggggagctgcagcagggcctgTAGAAAAGCTCCCCTACATCGTTTGGCGGGTACGTTTCCAAAATGTAGTTTTCCCTCCCTTGGAGGCCTGTTCAGTGGGACTCAGTGCCAAGGGAGCCTGACTTTACAAGCAGAGGGATACAAGCGTTTAGGTTGATTTGAGTGACCTAAGAGTGGGCATGTTTCCCCCTGCAGTGCACTGATGCGGATGGCCCAGCCGTGGACCGTGCCAGGGCTTGGTGTGAGATGACAGACACCCGCTATTTCCGGTATGAGCTTTTCTTGGCTGATGCCCTTCCCCTCTCTCGGGGCTGGGCCATCTGTTTGGTCGTCTCTCTTCCCAGTGTTCTCCCCCTCAAGACCGGAGTGTGGCATGTGTCCCCATCCCCAGGCATCATGTGGTGGTGCATTTGATGCTTGTGTCGTCATCCCTGTCTGTCCCTTCTTGTGTTGCTGCCCCCATCTTCCCCAGTCCCATCTGGTGACATCTTGATATCCACAGGTTCAGCCCACAGCTGCACTCTGACGTGATGCTGGATGAGGTGAGTGATGCAATCCTAGTGAACGCACTCTGGGATACGCAGCTCTACATCTGCCAACAGCAGGAGCAGTTCAAGCAGCTGGTGCAGGAGCTCCTCACCCGATGACTCTCTGGAAGACTTGAAGGCACCAGTGCCCAATCCCGACAGTAGTGACTTAGGAAGTGGGCAATGAGCAACAGCCTTAGTAGAAGGGCTGGTCTAGGGGTTGTCCTTGCCGTCAGACCGAGACATTGGGGAGAAGAATTCGGGGATCAGAGATATTTAATATGAAgcagtacccccccccccccacatgtgGTGGCAGCTGGGAATTTACAACTGGTTTGGAGGCCTGAGTCCCCTGTACTCAGAGTGCAGTCTCTGGTACTCCCCCAGATATGGGCGTGTTCCCTAAATCACCCTGTCCTGAATCTTTCTGACAGAGCAACGGCAGACCTCATGCTGCTTCCCACCTCCTGAGCAGACCTTCTGTAAGGTAACCTTGGGAACAGATCTCCCTTCCCCTAGAATATCTGTGGTGCTGGGCCTTCCCACCCTGGATAGCACATTGAAAGTGAGGCAAAGGCAAACTTTTGAGGACTAATTTATCCACTCTTGCAAGAGTGTGTGCGGGGAACTGGAGTTGATACCCCATGTGGTCTGGGCGGAGAAGGGGCCAGGAAGAGGGTAAAGTCCCTGCAGTAGTTTTGGATCCAAAGTATTGTGATCGTTTGTTTTGTGATCCATTATCAGCCTTGGGGTGAGGGATGCTGGAAGATCTTCCCTTGATGTGTTATAGCCTGTGACTGCTCCCCTTTCTATTGCTTCAGTGCCCTTTTTCCCCACTCAGTGGCTCCTCCCATCTCTCCTTCCAGTGTCCCTCCCAGTTCCCAACAGCTTCTGGCCACTAGGGTGGTGTGAGCAgacctggggggaaggggatgaggCTTCTGGGTTTCCGATGAATGTTTCCTACTGCCTGGCCTGTGCTGATAGTCCTCACTCATGGGCTGAGAAGTGgaaactcctccccctcccttcccttccagagGTCAGGTGATGAGGAGCAAAATTCTTGCTTCAGTCATGGAACAAAGATTAAACCACATTTATTGGGGGCCATATATTGGTTGataatacagaataaaaagataACTATGATTTAAATGCTGTATTCTCTGTGATCATTTCCCACTGAGGAATCCGACTCCTGGGGTTAGATGGATTTCCGCTGtctcattttccccctccccagctcttccTCCTGTGTTGGGAATTCCAATGCACTCTTAAAAGGCACTCATTGGTTCTGCGTTTTGTTTAGTTTTCGATAGAAGTGAATTTATTTGCCTGTAGGAACTGTTTGGAGTTCACGTTTCAGCAGGTCATTTCCCACTTTCCTGCactctgttttttaaatctcacaacATTTTTGCCTCACAAAACAAACTAACCAGGTGTGGTGTTGCAAAGAGAGGGTTTGGTGTGAAACTTACAAGGTGTGAAATAAAGGGAGGTTTGAAGTCCATTTGATTATCATAAGCTTTGTATTTCTGTAGTGTCTTCTATCCTGCAAGATCCCAAAGGGCTTTGGGTCTGATTCTAATCCCAtgtacaccagtgtaattccactgattgcAGTGAAGTCACtcttgatttacagcagtgtgtaTATGAACAGAATCCTGCCCTCTATCTGTATGAAGGGATCAGTCACAAGTGAAGTGCAGCCTCTTCTCAGGTGGAATATAATGGCTGTTTAACAATGCACAGCAACATCACACAGCTGTGCTGGTGTTTTGGGCAAGCAGTCTGTAACAACCCAGTTGGAACTGGGTCAGGAGAACAGAGGATACACCAAAGTGCATTGGAATCTAATGATCATGAGGTATCAGGGTGTTAATTCTGCTGCATCTCATCCAAAATATTAGCACCTGTAAAGAGAGGGGCTTCCCCCACCTCGGACAACTGTGCTGGGCCTGGGGCCTGTTTGATATGTTGTGGGCAGAGGTGTGGTGTCCTGGAGTAGGGATGCCAACCAGACCAGGTTGCATGCATGAGGGAGTTAAAAGAAGCCCATTAGTGGGGATTGGTGGTGTAAGGTTGAGCAAATTCTGTTTCCCTAAGACTTGGGAAGGGATGTGGTTGTGACTCTTCTTGGGGCATACAGGGCTGTTGCCAGTAGCTTCCTATGTGGGGAGTCtttgcctgtgccagctgggtgTTAGTTCCCTAAACACAACCAGCCTGGCAGCCAGTCAGGCGCTCTCCTCTGGGCTGTATGGGCCCTGCCTTTGCCCTGCAGGTTGACTATAAGTGCTCCCCAGCCTCTAGCTTTCAAAGTGTCCTCCTGTGGTGTCCAGCCCCTTATCACTGGATACCCCCAGAAATCCCAGGCTCTCCATTCCCAAGGGAAGAGTGTACCCCAGTTTAACAATTTTACCTTAACTCACTGCTCCCCTATCACACAGCACTTGTGTTCAATTATAGTAAAACAAGGACATTTATTTAAGAATAAATAGAGATTCAATAGAAACAAGTTTGTGATGGAAACAAGTGGCTccatacaaaacaaaatccttcagGCATTTGCTGCCCCCAAGGAGCTAGGATCCTGTCTTTCACGAAGCACCTCTGCTCATCAAGGTACCTCCTCAGTGAATGGGTGTAGAGTGTCTCTCTCCACCCTGTGATATCCTCAATCAGTCTTTTGTCCTTATTCACAGACAGGGCGATTCCCTGGCTGTCCTGCCATCCTTTCCACTGCCAATGCCAAGTGGTTTCAGTGTTTATACTTCGCTCGTTTTTCATTGACTTTTCTGGGTTGGTGCAAAGGGGGACAACTGAGCAATACAGGGTGACAACTTCCTCCCACTTGAATGGGCCATCGCTGAGACACATTATTTCCTGGTGATTCACCTTTCGCTTCAAGGCCATAAGGGTGTGATTTTCAGTATAGCTACATTATTCCTTAAACGTCCCTCGTACACAcgtctcacaatgattatgagtatcggtaagttacaagctttcagtGGAGACCTCACATGCTACCCTTTGTGGATAATGACCATGAAAGTGGCGTATTGGGTGTTGTGAGTTTGTAAGGTCTGAGACAGGAGGTGGTTGTAAAGAACAGTGAACCCTTTCCACGTTGGTGCCAATTGGCATCTGCATCGCAGTGGTGAggcacaatgaagatgactggaccAGCACATGATAATATGTGGGGGGGATGAGCTGTATAAAGAAACctgtaataaataattaaaggagaAGGTCACATGACCCTCATGGCTGGCACAAGGTTCCTCTCTCCTTGGTGTCTGGTTACATTCAAGGATCAAGTTCTAGCATCCTGACTGGTGAATTATTAAACCTCCTTGTGGCGTTCTCATCCCTTCACACTGGACATGTTTCTTCCTGGTGTCCTGCTGTGCCAGGTAGAGAGTGTCTCAACCCATCTAGGTCCTTGCAATTGGATTCTCAGGAGATTATTGAGGACAACTCGTCCTCTCCCCGCCAACTTCTTGATCTCTGGGAACCCCTCACCTCCCTGCAAAAGACTGGTGAGATGGAGCAGTCCTACAGATCCACAATCTTCATCTACAAGGTGAGCTGTTACCTCCCTGCAGGCTGTGGAGTGAAAGGGCTGTTCCCAATTGGTGAGAGACGCATGGGGTTGGGGGATCCTTCATAAAGGATTTAAAAGCGCAAGAGAAACAGAGTGTTCTGGGGGGGAGATTAAATTAAGATTAACTAATTGATTTAATTTGCTTTAACATCtgtgggccatatcctcagctggtgtaaagtggtgTAGTTCCAAGGCTGTATGAATCCTGGTCTGGTGTGAGAACAGAGTGATGGCCAAAGGCGGTGCGTGGTGTAACCCAGCAGTGCTGGGGCTAACCTCTGGGCATTCTGGTGTATTAAGGCAGAGCACCTTTCCCAGTGAATCCCTGCTATGGGAGAGCTAGAGAGGCTCATCTGAGGGGGCTGTcccagaaaggagggagggagtgagctAAGAGGATaaagcaggaaagaaacaggctgaAACTGAGCAGCATTTTGGCTGATCTTAGCAACCCTTTCCAGACAGTGAGGATCTACTGGACTGTGGAATATTCTCCCAGGGAAATggtggaagccccattgcttggaACCTGTAAAACTAGACAGATcaaagccctggagaatacaCTGTGGGGAGTAATTCTGCCTTGGTAATGCAGGGGTGAATTATGTGTTATCTAATAGGAAAGGCCATCTCTTAAATACCTatattcggggggaggggggacacctATATTGAAGGTGTCCGGGGGAGGCATGTGAGAGCTCCCCTGTGTGTGCTCTGCATGACTGGTGTGAAAATCTGTGTAAGTCTGAAGAGACACCAAGGATTAGTGAATGCCACTATGTGTCCAGGCCAATTACTGTGTCTCTCCATGAATGCAAGTTGTTACAGGTGTTTTTCTAGTTACAAGTGTACATCTGCCCATGCACACACAGCATAAGACTTGCTTATAATTGGCATCTTGTAGTGAatttg
This genomic interval carries:
- the PLA2G6 gene encoding 85/88 kDa calcium-independent phospholipase A2 isoform X4; translation: MLSSCVNSTECEDGCTPLQLACRKGNMECLCELVECHARLDVTDKNGETVFHYAVRGSNPEIVKLLGKKPSVGLNHLSNQGQTPLHLACQLGKEDVVLALLKCHAKYNVMGTLGYPIHTAVKYSQKGCVRALLEVDVNQVQFKDPRYGAAVLHWAKNAEMTRMLIEYGCDVNSVSKTADMALHIMVKRGRFDSAMVLLTHGALTNAKGQDGNTPLHLAMKQDHLETIKALIVFGADVEIPNEFGETPGLVAARTSKGANRKVLLGLLQVVGTERCHPPSPESPHMASAASSPLSSSPERPHLPRNNGHSLGYESIIHISTALGHLLKTPDVVDSASDAKRTYDRLLCLDGGGIRGLVLIQLLIAIEKAAGRPIRELFDWIAGTSTGGILALAIVHGKPVDYMRCLYFRMKNEVFQGSRPYESEPLDEFLKREFGEHTKMTDVQKPKVIVTGTLCDRQPAELHLFRNYKAPATKNKPEVKTTDPFKPLTKPEDQLVWRAARCSGAAPTYFRPIGRFLDGGLLANNPTLDAMTEIHEYNKSLSQKGQSQQVRKLGVVVSLGTGRPPQVPVRSVDVFRPSNPWELAKTVFGAKELGKMVVDCCTDADGPAVDRARAWCEMTDTRYFRFSPQLHSDVMLDEVSDAILVNALWDTQLYICQQQEQFKQLVQELLTR